A single genomic interval of Juglans regia cultivar Chandler chromosome 1, Walnut 2.0, whole genome shotgun sequence harbors:
- the LOC109007255 gene encoding glutaredoxin-like: MALPKAKDIVASNPVVVFSKSYCPFCVTVKQLLTQLGATFKAIELDTESDGKEIQTALAEWTGQKTVPNVFIGGNHIGGCDKTTALHKEGKLIPLLTEAGALPKSAA, translated from the exons ATGGCGTTGCCAAAGGCCAAGGATATCGTTGCGTCCAATCCTGTCGTCGTTTTCAG CAAGTCGTACTGTCCGTTCTGCGTGACCGTGAAGCAGCTTTTGACTCAATTGGGCGCCACTTTCAAGGCCATTGAGTTGGACACtgaaa GTGATGGAAAAGAGATACAAACAGCTCTAGCAGAGTGGACTGGACAGAAGACTGTGCCCAATGTATTCATCGGCGGGAACCACATTGGTGGCTGTGACA AAACCACAGCCTTACACAAGGAGGGCAAGCTGATTCCTCTGCTGACAGAAGCTGGAGCTCTTCCTAAGTCTGCTGCATAA
- the LOC109007257 gene encoding glutaredoxin-C2-like, with translation MALPKAKEIVTSNPVVVFSKTYCPFCKKVKQLLTESGANFKAYELDTESDGSEIQAALAEWTGQKTVPSVFIGGNHIGGGDATAALNKEGKLVPLLTQVGAVANSSA, from the exons ATGGCGTTACCGAAGGCCAAGGAGATCGTTACGTCCAATCCCGTCGTTGTTTTTAG CAAGACATACTGTCCTTTCTGCAAGAAGGTGAAGCAGCTGTTGACTGAGTCGGGGGCCAATTTCAAGGCTTACGAATTGGACACCGAAA GTGATGGAAGCGAGATACAGGCAGCTCTCGCTGAGTGGACTGGACAGAAGACTGTGCCCAGTGTATTCATAGGCGGGAACCACATTGGTGGCGGGGACG CAACTGCAGCCTTGAACAAGGAGGGAAAGCTGGTTCCTCTGCTGACACAAGTTGGAGCAGTTGCTAATTCTTCTGCTTAA